AATTTTGCTGCTTATGGTGCAACAACTGCTCCAGCGGTCCAAGCCTATGCTGTGATATTTGGTACAAATTTTACTCCTCAAGGTGCAACAGCAACTCCAGCAGTTCAGCTCTATCCTATGATGTTTGGAACACCAAATCTAGCTGCTCAAGGTTCAGCAACAGCTCCAGCAGTTCAAGCCTATCCTATGATGTTTGGGACACACAATCTTGATGCTCAAGGTGCAACAGCAACTCCAGCAGTTCAGCCCTATCCGATGATGTTTGGAACACCAAATCTGGGAGCTCAAGGTACAACAACAACTCCTGCAGCTCAGCCCTATCCTATGAGGTTTGGTGTTACTCAAGCTACAACAACTCCAGCAGCTCAGCCTTATCCTATGATGTTTGGGACACCAAATCTTGGAGCTCGAAGTATAACTCCAGCAGCTCAAGCCTATCATCCTCCCGTTAATGGTTTAAGTATTCCATTTGCCGCCATGAGTCTGCAGTAATTTGCTCCTCGCTCTGCATCAAAGTTGTGTCTTTTATCTTGTAGTTCTAAGGTCTTTGTTTTTCCTTAAAGAGTCATAAACCAAGTGTCGTCCCAACTTTATGATTTTCAGCTAATCATGGATGTAAACAAGTCTCGTAAAACATCGTTATTTTGAGTTTATCAATAAAAAGCtctttgtgtttcaaaaaaaaaaaaaaacaataaaaagctATTTTTCTTCCATAGATTCTATTTATCTCCTCTGTTTTgttaaacacacacaaaatgtGGGATCAATCATTACTACAGTCTCCATTCCTAATCCTCTGTTTTTGGTTTTCAGACACCCAAGTTAACAAATGCGTTGACATTATGATTTTTTGTTCATTCTGATGATTTCATACTTTACTTGTTCTCTCTCTGGATTGTTACAACATTATcatttttgatattattttgAATGAATAGAAAAACCAAAGGTGGGAAGTTTACAATAATtgtttacataatagtttttttctctGAATTCGTATAAGATCAGTAAACAAATGCTTGTCTTCTAAATCGCAGGACTAAGTCTCTGTTCTACTATATTTGACCAATTAAACAAATGTGTCAACTTGATGGTTTTGAATTGGTGAAGATATCCACCAATCATTGATAGAAACAATAATATTTCATGCATATTCTTCCACTGAATAATTAGTAcaacatcttttttttgttaattattttgaatatattcaaCAAGCAAAAACTCTTCTTTCTACTATAAAGTCTGTCTATCATCTCTGTTtagaacacacacacacataaaatGGCAAGAATCATAATTACACTCTCTACTCCtctgtttttcttcttcctcttctctctgCTCTTTCACCAAACCGTGTCTCAACCTGAACACATGGTTACTTTCTGCAACCCTTCCGACAACTTCACACGAACCAGTTCATACGAAGCAAACCGAGACCTTTTACTCTCCTCTCTTCGCGACAGCTCCTCACTAGGAACCTATTCAAATGCCACAGTCGGTCGCGGTCCCAACAAAGTCCATGGCACATTCCTCTGTAGAGGAGACACCACCGCAGCATCTTGCTCAGACTGCGTCCAAACCGCTATAGTCGAGATCGCTACAAACTGTAGTCTTAACAAAGCAGCGGTCACATACTACGAAGAGTGCATGGTTCGATACTCAaatgtttctttcttctctgtTCTTGAGGTCAGACCAAGTATCGTCCGTTACTCTCTTCGCTCCGCTCCAAACTCGGATACGTTCAATGAAACACTAGCTGATAAATTCATCCAACTGATTCTCAACGTATCTTCGTC
This genomic stretch from Brassica napus cultivar Da-Ae chromosome C9, Da-Ae, whole genome shotgun sequence harbors:
- the LOC106395349 gene encoding cysteine-rich repeat secretory protein 9, translating into MARIIITLSTPLFFFFLFSLLFHQTVSQPEHMVTFCNPSDNFTRTSSYEANRDLLLSSLRDSSSLGTYSNATVGRGPNKVHGTFLCRGDTTAASCSDCVQTAIVEIATNCSLNKAAVTYYEECMVRYSNVSFFSVLEVRPSIVRYSLRSAPNSDTFNETLADKFIQLILNVSSSSLVPYFVEDQERVTQVEGSYEFESMVQCSPGLDRFNCTVCLRFALLRVSTCCGSPSSALIFTPKCLLRYQTSALSSPPPLSPSPPPPLSLPPPPPSPALFSPPPTLSQPPPPPLVFTRPQDVPSLSGSFSNVIKGNEIFGRMAITMAALVFALVNL